In the Methanoculleus taiwanensis genome, GGCTGCGGTGGTGATGAGCGGGGAACTCGCCGATAGTTTCACGAATAAGATGCAGGGGATCGACTGGATTGTGAAGGCCGTCCAAAAAGCTCTCCCCGAGGCGCAGTTTTACGGCATGGACGGAGCTTTCCACACACAGCCTGCGGCAGCACTCGCCGCTGCAAACTGGCTTGCATCCGCCGACTATCTCCGGGAGGAGTATGCGGATGCGGTACTGCTCGACGTCGGGAGCACGACGGCCGATGTGATCCCTCTCGGGTGTTTTGACGCGCTGAAAGGCCTTACCGACACCCTGCGGCTCCAACGGCAGTACCTTGTCTACACCGGCATGCTGCGAACCAACATCGCAACACTGCTCAGATCGGCTATCATCGACGGCGTGGAGACACCGGTGAGCACCGAGTACTTCGCAACCAGTGCGGATGCGCACCTCGTCCTCGGCACCATCTCTGCCGAAGACTATATCTGCCCGGCGCCGGATAACGGGGAGAAGACCTACGTCGGTGCCTGCCGACGCCTCGCCCGGGTCGTCTGCGCCGATCTCGAAGAGATCGGAGAGGAGGGGGCGGCTTCTATCGCACGGCAGTTCTGGGAGGTCCAGAAGACGCTGATCGGGCGTGCCGTGGGGAGAGCACTGTACACGAGCGGTGCGGACAGGATCATAACGGCCGGGATAGGGGCGGAGATCTTCGCGGGCGAACTTTCCGGCACCACGCTGCGCCGGGAGATCGGCGATCTCGTCGATGCTCTGCCGGCATATGCCGTCAGGGAGGTGGCGTTACGAAACGGTGGTCCCTGACCCTCATCCTGCTGGCCGTATCAGGTGCCGTCACGGTAGTATCGCTGCTGATGGGGTTTCCCTTCTTCGCCCTGTTTCTCTTCATCCCGCTGATTCCGCTCTTCAGGAAGCCTCCTGGCGTGAAGCGCTGTCCGGTCTGCGGCTTTGAAGCCACAGGCAACGAGCGCTTCTGCCCCCGGGATGGAACGATGCTTGCTTCCGACGGCAGAGAGGGAGAGATGTAAGAGCGACATCGGGAGCTTGACGCCGAAGAGCTCAGTAGAGGGAATCCGCCCGAAGTCCCGGGCAGCATAGTTCCGGATCGTCCCGCGATCGACGATAACCCCCATGGCCGCAAGCAGGCGGGCGACCCGGTGAAACGGCATCCGTGCAGCGAGGAGGGCGCAGAGATCGACGACGGGAGAGCCAAGGCGGGTGTCAGGATAGAACGGCGATTCTGCATAGCAGAGGTTTTTGCAGGCGTTGCAGTAGAATCGTTTGACGACCACGTGGATGACCCGGGTTTTTCCACCCTCCAGGATAACGGCGAACCTTTTTTTCCG is a window encoding:
- a CDS encoding hydantoinase/oxoprolinase family protein, which codes for MIGVDVGGANLKVVDDAGVHIHYCPLWQEAPLTEMLENYTGRAAVVMSGELADSFTNKMQGIDWIVKAVQKALPEAQFYGMDGAFHTQPAAALAAANWLASADYLREEYADAVLLDVGSTTADVIPLGCFDALKGLTDTLRLQRQYLVYTGMLRTNIATLLRSAIIDGVETPVSTEYFATSADAHLVLGTISAEDYICPAPDNGEKTYVGACRRLARVVCADLEEIGEEGAASIARQFWEVQKTLIGRAVGRALYTSGADRIITAGIGAEIFAGELSGTTLRREIGDLVDALPAYAVREVALRNGGP